The following proteins are co-located in the Eptesicus fuscus isolate TK198812 chromosome 9, DD_ASM_mEF_20220401, whole genome shotgun sequence genome:
- the ITGB3BP gene encoding centromere protein R — protein sequence MPVKRSLKLDDPFEAHSLEPSRITRKRSATNYSPSTGTCRLSPYASPISSKEQEHKNGPTNGKRKNLNHLSLTQRNKPTTKDDELIVLLSKVEKSSEEIMEIMQSLSITQALEDNRKLQNLIGISYGPCFLKREMKKTKELMTKVIKQKLFEKKNSELSNKELRHLDSYEFLKAILN from the exons TCATTGGAGCCTTCAAGAATCACAAGGAAGAGAAGTGCGACAAATTATTCTCCATCAACTGGAACTTGTCGATTGAGCCCATATGCTTCGCCCATAAGCTCTAAAGAACAAGAGCACAAAAATGGACCTACAAATG gaaagagaaaaaatttgAATCATCTCAGTTTAACCCAGAGAAATAAACCTACGACAAAAGATGATGA ATTAATAGTGTTGCTATCTAAAGTTGAGAAATCATCAGAGGAAATCATGGAAATAATGCAAAGTTTAAGTATTACACAG GCTTTGGAGGACAATAGAAAGCTTCAAAATCTCATTGGTATTTCTTATGGACCATGtttcttaaaaagagaaatgaagaaaacgaAAGAACTAA tgacaaaagtaataaaacaaaaactgtttGAAAAGAAGAATTCAGAACTTTCTAATAAAG AGTTACGTCATCTTGACAGCTATGAATTCCTGAAGGCCATTTTAAATTGA